CCGAGTCCCCTTAGTGCCCTTCATCTCATCAGCCGACATAAGAGTACCAACCCGCCGCCGTGACACGCCAACTTAAAGGCATGAACCCAAATAACAGTATTCTCAAAAGTCTCTACTTCCCCCAATTCAAACCGGAATCACGGAAGTTTTTCAGAGAGGCATCCGTCCGTTTCCCCTTTTCTCGCATCTAGCCCCTCAACGTAGCCGGcctcactcacactcacactcactcacagACACATGCCCCTCTCCTTGACCACTCGTCCCATACCCACAGACCAACCATATGCTATCTCTCACCCTTCCGCCGTTTGCAACCACCACTGCTGAAACACAGGTAAAAAGCACGTCACGAGCAACGTGGCAGATAGgggctgggctgagctgggCTCTCACGTCAGCTATCCCACCCTCTCCCGGGCTCGATATCGGACGGGACTTGTTGCCTCGGGGCAGTCCCCGATCACGTCTTGTTTACCTTTCCTTATTGTCAAAGGTAGTCTGTACGTCAATACGTTAAACGTACTCACCCATGGCGCGAAAGACAGCCTTTCTCAGGAACAATCTTAATCCAACAAGTCCAGCCTCAACGAATATATTTTCACAGCTCAAACATCAGTCATGCATGACATTGACAAACACAGCGAGAGCCTGGTTCATGAGGAATATGACCATCATCCACGTCATTTCATTTCTTCTCGTCCCTTCTCTACCGTATCATTTAGACATCAAGTATTCTTCTTAAGAAAAGCGGGACATACACCAATGCCCCGGACCAGCCGAACACACCCGCGCTGTCATCGCGCATCAAGACGTGGACTCAAAACAGAATAAAAAAAGAGACTGAACAAAACAGACCAGAACCTGCAAAAGCAAGGGGGGAAAGTTAAGGAaaaggggaaggaagggcAATGTGTCTCCTGGGTTCGGCCGCATGAGAGCAATTAAAATAACGTAGCAGGTATATcgagagagaaaaggccTACAAGCCCCGCCGTCTGTACGCCAGTATAATGTGAGGCATGAGGTCGAAAGGGTAAAACTAAGCTCCCATATCCACGGTTGTAATCTTATACATGACCTAGTCCAGAGTTTGCCGCCTGACGAGGAAGCGCAGGAAAAACAAGGACCCAGGCAGATGCAAAAGAGACAGATAGAAGACGCCGGTATGCGTATTGATGTTTAACGAGATGGTCGAGAAGCGAATTAGGGGCAGTCGTAGCGAGGGGGTTTCATAAAAACGGGTTGAAAGAGCAGGGAAGCAGTGGCGTATACAAATGCTAGAGCGGGAAGTCGAAGGCGGCGCAGCGACGGAGACGAAAACGTCGTGGTATCAGGTTTCAAAGAAATGCCGAGAACGCCCAATTCCATGAAAAGCCAGTCGAGGGTATCTCCGGGAGGAAAAGTTGTACAATCGAAAGTTGGGAGACCCATAGTGCTGGCGTTTACCAGCCCTTCTTTCTTGCGAACCGCTTGTTTAGCAGAGTGAGGACCTTGGTGACATTGAACTGTACGTATTCAAGGTCCAAGTCGTCTTGGCCATCTTTCTGCATCTCAAGCAGATCGTCAAGTTTGAGATCCAACTCAAGGAGACCACGGTTCCGTCCTGTATCATAGTCAGCTAGGTGTTTTCTGTAGTGGTTGGTACAGCCAGCTTACCCTTGTAGTGGAGGGAAATGACGAATGTTCCCGGCAGAGGGCTCGTGAAGTTGAAGTAAATGTTGGCTCTGCGGTTGTCCGGGACGTTGCTCTTCTGGATGacgccctccttctccagtTGCTGGTGGGTGAACTTGTAGGGCCCGAGGACCTGCTGCTTTTGCTGCTTTCGCTTCGTCCCCTCACTCTGCGACCGTACGTTGTGAAGGTAGCTCTTGTATGTCTCCAATTGACCCACGAGGTACGTGTTATGGTCACGGATGGTCTTGTAGACCTCCTCCAACTTGCTCGTCTCCTGAATGACACCGTCCTTGAGAGAACCAAGGTGCTGTAGTTCCTGCTCAACCTCGTCGCGCAATAGCCCAAACTGATCGCTTTTGTCAAGGACCTTCAGTTCCTGCAGTTGCGACAGCAACTCCATGGCTCTGATGCCCTTGCGGACCATGACGGCGTCGTTGCGGCTCGTAGCCGCAGCGTCCGCGACTCTCTCCAGTCGCAGGGGTCGTCGCGCAACGCTGCTGTTGGAGGGGATCGATCGCATGATCTGCACAAAGACGGATTTGGCTTCCATAAAGTACACTTCCTCTTGCGTGATGTCGAGCGCCGCAGTCAGATCGTCGATTGCCGTCTCCCATCTGCTGAAGAGGGGGAGGTTGATGACGCGGTTCTCCTTTCGGGGAACCTGCGCCGGGGCGCCTCCAAGTTCCGACATTATGATACCCAGATGAGAGTTGTCGTCCTTGCAAAGCTCGCCGTTATGCTTCTCGATCAGGGCGTGCATGGCATAGATTTCGTTCAACGTGATGGATAGTTCCAGATCCTTCTTGGAGAGAGCGACGTAGTTGTCCATCTCCAGGCTCTCATAGAAGTCTCCGACTTCGCACAGGTCGAGCATGAACTTGTTGATGCGTTCCTTGTTTTGGTGAATGAACGGTTGCAGCTTCGCCATGTACGGCTCCTTGGCGTACGAGGGTTTGTTGGCCAGATTCTGCAGCATCTTTGCAATCAACGTCAATGTTCTCCTTGGGcgctcggctggctggccgtcgATAAGCATGTATGACTTTGGTGTGACGATGGCGGGGTTGATGAATcgcaagaagaaaaagccgCCGATCAGAGTGCAAATAACCTGGTCATTAGCATCGGGGTACTTGCGCTTTGTCAAGCTGCGGATCTGCTTGCAAATCCACCTGATGCCATAGGGAGcctcttcgaggccgtcgatgatggtCGTCAAGAAGCCGTTAGCAATCTCGGTAAGCATGGTCAGGCGCGGCTCGATAATGGCTTGGACCTGCGAGTTCTCGGCAGCCTGCTCGGCAGTGATGCCCTTGGGAAGGGAAGCAGGCAGCGTGCCAGTGTCCTCCTCGATCTGCTCAATCATGCGCTCGTAGACCTTGAGAGGGTTGATCTCCAGGTC
The DNA window shown above is from Colletotrichum destructivum chromosome 2, complete sequence and carries:
- a CDS encoding Putative rasGAP protein, whose translation is MSVMLQTPSRASTASSSSFQPLSRQNTMSSYDGSRSARQSKRYSMSALYMSMSANETDLEIEDDLAKAQKILRELKSKISSQSKKNFVLEKDVRYLDSRIALLIQNRMALEEQNEVASHLEDATDMQEGAFPNDDKTQKYGNLMFLLQSEPRHIAHLCRLVSMSEIDSLLQTVMFTIYGNQYESREEHLLLTMFQSVLTYQFDNTPEYSSLLRANTPVSRMMTTYTRRGPGQSFLKSVLADRINSLIELKDLDLEINPLKVYERMIEQIEEDTGTLPASLPKGITAEQAAENSQVQAIIEPRLTMLTEIANGFLTTIIDGLEEAPYGIRWICKQIRSLTKRKYPDANDQVICTLIGGFFFLRFINPAIVTPKSYMLIDGQPAERPRRTLTLIAKMLQNLANKPSYAKEPYMAKLQPFIHQNKERINKFMLDLCEVGDFYESLEMDNYVALSKKDLELSITLNEIYAMHALIEKHNGELCKDDNSHLGIIMSELGGAPAQVPRKENRVINLPLFSRWETAIDDLTAALDITQEEVYFMEAKSVFVQIMRSIPSNSSVARRPLRLERVADAAATSRNDAVMVRKGIRAMELLSQLQELKVLDKSDQFGLLRDEVEQELQHLGSLKDGVIQETSKLEEVYKTIRDHNTYLVGQLETYKSYLHNVRSQSEGTKRKQQKQQVLGPYKFTHQQLEKEGVIQKSNVPDNRRANIYFNFTSPLPGTFVISLHYKGRNRGLLELDLKLDDLLEMQKDGQDDLDLEYVQFNVTKVLTLLNKRFARKKGW